The Malus domestica chromosome 13, GDT2T_hap1 genome includes a window with the following:
- the LOC103423900 gene encoding uncharacterized protein, with amino-acid sequence MVQRFFSVGQMDLQQNHHSHPILLLSGPPSCGKTSLLFQFAFNSAMEAARDCKNGQVVFICNRRRLEAKPPYLSQGVDSSSEAFQRIQMKYVDDEEGIKKYFAAFHLHDTFPVAVVIDDFGAFFDERSCQERYGNPRGRDLAMVRTLALCHNAMIHANETRPCKLVLSDTHRGDSPRLLFIYKRWVSTIFTIQGDGSGSFIVKDYSNSGGRTAKYSLALQNLLLVEITEASES; translated from the exons ATGGTGCAGAGATTTTTCTCGGTTGGgcaaatggacctccaacaaaacCATCACTCCCACCCTATTCTGCTTCTCTCCGGCCCTCCTTCCTG CGGAAAGACCTCCTTATTATTCCAGTTTGCATTCAACTCCGCAATGGAGGCCGCCCGCGATTGCAAAAATGGTCAAGTGGTCTTCATCTGCAACCGACGCAGATTAGAGGCCAAACCCCCTTATCTTTCCCAG GGCGTTGATTCATCCTCTGAAGCATTTCAACGAATACAAATGAA GTATGTGGACGATGAGGAAGGAATTAAGAAGTATTTTGCTGCATTTCATCTGCACGATACATTTCCGGTCGCAGTTGTCATCGATGATTTTGGAGCTTTCTTTGATGAAAG GAGCTGCCAAGAAAGATATGGAAACCCACGAGGAAGAGACTTGGCAATGGTTCGGACACTGGCTTTGTGTCACAATGCCATGATCCATGCCAA TGAAACAAGGCCTTGCAAGCTTGTGTTATCAGATACACACCGCGGAGACTCCCCGCGGTTGCTCTTCATCTACAAAAGATGGGTTTCGACCATTTTTACAATTCAAG GCGATGGCTCAGGATCGTTCATTGTAAAAGACTATAGCAATTCAGGGGGAAGGACTGCTAAGTACTCGTTAGCTCTCCAGAATCTTTTGCTAGTGGAGATCACTGAAGCAAGTGAATCGTAG